In the Dama dama isolate Ldn47 chromosome 13, ASM3311817v1, whole genome shotgun sequence genome, one interval contains:
- the LOC133068488 gene encoding serpin A3-8 has protein sequence MRAERMSTLLALVLLVAGLCSSVHCLPENMTPEEQHKGASVDDHSLASSNTNFAFSLYKKLALENPNKNVIFSPLSISIALAFLSLGARGSTLTEILEGLKFNLTETPETEIHQGFQHLLQTLNRPSNQLQLSVGNALFVQEELKLLDKFIEDAWVLYASQAFSTNFKDSEAAKRLINDYVKNKTQGKIEDLFKDLDPLTKVILVNYIYFKAQWRTPFDPKETYKSYFYVSENKRVEVPMMSTGGLVTPYFRDEELGCTLVALTYTSNDSALFILPDEGKMQDLEAKLNPETLTRWRESLYPRRIHELNLPRFSISSDYDKLENILSQLEIKKVFTQEADLSGITDDHKLEVSQVVHKAVLDVGEEGTEGAAATGIKVGITSINEIPLSFNRPFLIAVVLKDTQSIIFLGKVTNPSQA, from the exons ATGAGGGCAGAGAGAATGTCTACCCTCCTGGCTCTGGTACTCCTGGTGGCTGGACTCTGCTCCAGTGTCCACTGCCTCCCAGAGAACATGACCCCGGAAGAACAGCACAAAGGGGCATCTGTGGATGACCACTCATTAGCCTCCAGCAACACCAACTTCGCCTTCAGCCTCTATAAGAAGTTGGCTTTAGAGAACCCCAATAAGAATGTCATCTTCTCCCCTCTGAGCATCTCCATAGCCTTGGCCTTCCTGTCCCTGGGGGCCCGTGGCTCCACCCTGACGGAGATCCTGGAAGGTCTCAAGTTCAACCTCACAGAGACCCCGGAGACAGAAATCCACCAGGGCTTCCAGCACCTCCTGCAGACACTCAATCGGCCCAGCAACCAGCTGCAGCTGAGCGTGGGCAATGCCCTGTTTGTGCAGGAGGAGTTGAAGCTGCTGGACAAGTTCATAGAAGATGCCTGGGTGCTGTACGCCTCCCAGGCCTTCTCGACCAACTTCAAAGATTCTGAAGCTGCCAAGAGGCTAATAAACGACTATGTGAAGAATAAAACTCAGGGGAAAATTGAGGACTTGTTCAAGGACCTCGACCCACTCACGAAGGTGATTCTGGTGAATTACATCTACTTTAAAG CCCAGTGGAGGACGCCCTTTGATCCCAAAGAGACTTACAAGTCATATTTCTACGTGAGCGAGAACAAGAGGGTGGAGGTGCCCATGATGAGCACTGGGGGCCTGGTGACCCCTTACTTCCGAGACGAGGAGCTGGGCTGCACGCTGGTGGCACTCACGTACACCAGCAATGATAGCGCCCTCTTCATCCTCCCCGACGAGGGCAAGATGCAGGACCTGGAAGCCAAGCTGAACCCGGAGACGCTGACGAGGTGGCGAGAATCACTGTACCCCAG ACGGATACATGAACTCAACCTGCCAAGGTTTTCCATCTCCAGTGACTACGATAAGCTGGAAAACATACTTTCCCAGCTGGAAATTAAGAAAGTCTTTACCCAAGAGGCAGACCTGTCAGGAATCACAGATGACCACAAGCTAGAGGTTTCCCAG GTGGTCCACAAGGCCGTGCTCGACGTGGGCGAGGAGGGCACGGAAGGAGCTGCTGCCACGGGAATCAAGGTGGGAATCACGTCCATAAACGAGATCCCCTTGAGCTTCAACAGGCCCTTCCTGATCGCCGTAGTTCTCAAAGACACCCAGAGCATCATCTTTCTGGGGAAAGTCACCAACCCCAGTCAAGCCTAG